From the Paenibacillus sp. R14(2021) genome, the window GCGCCATTCGCGAAAGTTCTTAACGACAAATTCGGTATCACAAAAGGTATGATGACGACGATTCACTCGTACACGAACGATCAATCCGTGCTTGACGTTCCACATAAAGACCTGCGCCGTGCTCGCGCTGCCGCAGAAAACATCATTCCTTCTTCCACAGGCGCTGCAAAAGCGGTATCCCTTGTACTGCCTGAGCTGAAAGGCAAATTGAACGGTATGGCAATGCGCGTACCTACGCCTAACGTATCCGTAACCGACCTGGTTGCTGAACTGAAAGTAAACGTTACGGTTGAAGAAGTTAACGCAGCGCTGAAAGATGCAGCGAACACTTCCCTTAAAGGCATCTTGAACTACTCCGAAGAGCCGCTTGTATCGAGCGATTACAACCACGACCCTGCTTCTTCCACGATCGACGCTTTGTCGACAATGGTTGTTGAAGGCAACATGGTTAAAGTTATCTCTTGGTACGACAACGAGTGGGGCTACTCGAACCGCGTCGTTGACCTGGCTGCATATATCGCATCGAAAGGCCTGTAAGGCGATCCCCCTAAGTCCCCCTTATAAAGGGGGATTCCAAGGGTTCCCCTCTGGACACCCGATGTTTGGCGAAGGAGCTGCTTGATGCAGCTCCTTCGCGGTGGTTTACGGGGGCCCGCCATACGCCCTTTTTGTTCCGCCCTGCGGGGCTCCACGGGGCGTAAGCTCTCATTTTGGCGCTCCCTAGGGAAGGTCAAGAGATTCGAGGGTGGTCTCGCGGGAGCGGGATGGCCGCATCGGCGCTTCGCTGATGCTCGGAGGGGCGTATGGCGGTTCCCTGCTGGAACCTTTAAAGCATGGCTCCTGCGGCACCACAGGGCATGACGCCTGCAGCACCACAGGGCATGACGCCTGCGGCGTCACTACACATATACGACAAAGATAGATATCCGCGGACAGCGGGATGGATAGCTTGGAGAATTTGAATATACTTTGACCTTTTTTCCGCCTCGTGGCGGCTTGGGTACCCGGGAGGATTTCTGCTTATGAACAAGAAGAGTGTACGTGACGTTGAAGTCGCTGGTAAACGTGTATTTGTTCGTGTGGATTTTAACGTTCCAATGGAAAACGGTGCGATTACGGACGATACGCGGATCCGCGAGACGCTGCCTACCATCAAGTATCTGATCGAGAACGGCGCGAAAGTGATTTTGGCGAGCCACCTGGGCCGTCCGAAAGGTCAAGTCGTGGAGAGCATGCGTCTGACGCAAGCCGGCGTGCGCTTGTCCCAACTGCTTGATAAGCCTGTCGTGAAAACCGACGAAGCAATCGGCGATGCGGTGAAGGCTAAAGTTGCCGAGCTTCAAGCCGGCGACGTGCTGCTGCTTGAGAATGTTCGTTTCTATGAAGGCGAAGAGAAGAACGATCCGGAACTGGCGAAAGCTTTTGCCGAGCTGGCTGATCTGTTCGTTAACGATGCTTTCGGCGCCGCTCACCGCGCGCACGCATCGACAGAAGGCATTGCGCACTTCCTGCCAGCCGTATCCGGCTTGCTGATGGAGAAAGAGCTGGATGTCCTGGGCAAAGCGTTGTTGAACCCTGAGCGTCCGTTCACGGCGATCGTAGGCGGATCAAAGGTTAAGGACAAAATCGATGTCATCAACAAAATGATCGAAATCGCGGACAACATCATCATCGGCGGCGGCTTGTCCTACACGTTCTTCAAGGCGCAAGGCCATGAAATCGGTCAATCGCTGTGCGATAACTCTAAGTTAGACCTGGCGCTCGAATTCATCGAGAAGGCTAAAGCGCAAGGCAAGAACTTCTACCTGCCGGTCGATATCGTGATTTCGGATGATTTCAGCGCAAGCGCAAACACCAAAATCGTAGACGTTGACGGCATTCTGCCGGATTGGGAAGGCATCGACATCGGACCGAAGACGCGCGAGCTGTACGCGGATGTCATCAAAAACTCCAAACTCGTTGTGTGGAATGGACCGATGGGCGTGTTCGAAATCGAGCCGTTCTCGCACGGTACGCGCGCGGTAGCGCAAGCATGCGCGGATACGTCCGCGTATACCGTCATCGGCGGCGGCGACTCCGCTGCTGCAGCGGAGAAGTTCAACTTGGCTGATAAAATGGACCACATTTCCACAGGCGGCGGCGCTTCCTTGGAATTCATGGAAGGCAAGGCGCTTCCAGGCGTTGTTGCACTGAACGATAAGTAAGCTGAAGGAGCGATAAAGACGATGCGTAAACCAATTATTGCGGGTAACTGGAAAATGTTCAAAACGGTTTCCGAAGCGACGTCATTCTTTGCGGATGTAAAAGGCAAAGCCGAGGTTGCCGGTGTCGAGACCGTCATCTGTGCGCCGTATACAACACTGCCTGCGCTTGTCGAAGCTGCGAAGGGAACAACGATCGCCATTGGCGCGCAAAATGTTCACTTCGAAGACAACGGCGCTTACACGGGTGAAATCAGCGGCATCATGCTGAAGGATCTTGGTGTGAAATACGCCATTATCGGCCACT encodes:
- the gap gene encoding type I glyceraldehyde-3-phosphate dehydrogenase, translating into MVKVGINGFGRIGRNVFRAALNNPNVEVVAVNDLTDTNTLAHLLKYDTTHGQLDGTVEAKEGALIVNGREIKVFAERNPENLPWASVGAEIVVESTGIFTAKEKAELHLKGGAKKVIISAPASNEDITIVMGVNEDKYDAAAHTIISNASCTTNCLAPFAKVLNDKFGITKGMMTTIHSYTNDQSVLDVPHKDLRRARAAAENIIPSSTGAAKAVSLVLPELKGKLNGMAMRVPTPNVSVTDLVAELKVNVTVEEVNAALKDAANTSLKGILNYSEEPLVSSDYNHDPASSTIDALSTMVVEGNMVKVISWYDNEWGYSNRVVDLAAYIASKGL
- a CDS encoding phosphoglycerate kinase — translated: MNKKSVRDVEVAGKRVFVRVDFNVPMENGAITDDTRIRETLPTIKYLIENGAKVILASHLGRPKGQVVESMRLTQAGVRLSQLLDKPVVKTDEAIGDAVKAKVAELQAGDVLLLENVRFYEGEEKNDPELAKAFAELADLFVNDAFGAAHRAHASTEGIAHFLPAVSGLLMEKELDVLGKALLNPERPFTAIVGGSKVKDKIDVINKMIEIADNIIIGGGLSYTFFKAQGHEIGQSLCDNSKLDLALEFIEKAKAQGKNFYLPVDIVISDDFSASANTKIVDVDGILPDWEGIDIGPKTRELYADVIKNSKLVVWNGPMGVFEIEPFSHGTRAVAQACADTSAYTVIGGGDSAAAAEKFNLADKMDHISTGGGASLEFMEGKALPGVVALNDK